The DNA sequence ACGTTGAgttttataataatattgtaGAATTATATGTCATAAATagtgatttaaaattaaaaataaaatttgctTCTCCAATGTTTAGTCTTAATCatttagaattttatatttttttattattttatcaatataattatataaatgataaaattttattaattttttattaaaataatactatatttttaaaatgatatcattttatttaataagtcaattttaatacaaattttaattttaaattaattcaacTTAGGTTAGGCCGCATTATTGCAATTACGGGAAATGAATGAATGATATATTAGAAGTTTGAGAGAGATGAATGAAAAGGAGTGAGGATGCGGAAATCGTGTATGTTATGCCAAAGAGAGTGAAAGCAATGCGTATGAGTCGGCACGAAAATCTGAATAAAATGGGTAATGCTATTGCTAGGAGACAATGACTTAAAGGTATTTTTGTGTTAGTTTTTTGGGTGTTTATGGATCGGATTCGATTTGCATATCTGCGATATTTATTTAAATCTGACCTAAAAATTGTGGATATAGATCCGATCCGCAAGATTTTCGAATCAAATCCGCATCGGATTGTGGATTTTATGTTGGTATCCGCATATTCGCATATCtgcaaaaataacaaagaaaaaagtaaatattctttttatattttattttaactaataattattatatatgttgtattattttaatttattatttaaaaaatatgtttaatattattttaagaataaacatatttaaaagaatagaaaacatgaattttattgatatttttttaataaaaataagcttttaaaaatattttagtgtTTTGCGGATATATTCGATATTCGATTCGATCTACAAATGTGTGGATCGGACCGGATCCAACCTTAAAAAATACAGATATTGGGTCTGATCCGCTCCGATAATTTTAGTGCGGATTGGATCAAAATTTTGTCTATATTTAATCCGATCTGCATTCATCCCTATTAAGTTTggatataatttttattatttttcaaatatttttaaaataaaatattaattaatgttGGCAGCCCAAATTTGGGCTCCGTatacatttaaaaaaaaggaaaaagaaaaaagaaattgcACTCGATATATTTGTACTTCAAGAACTATTGATCCGAAGCCACATATATCATGCTAGCTAATTAACTGGGATATTAGTCAACAACAGCTAATTATTAAACGAACTAAAAATAAGAAACattcagaaaaaaaaatctaaaaacctaacaacaaaaaaaatatatgtaaaatataacaaaaagaaaCGTAAAgtcattataaaaaaattttgaaataacctaactaaaaaaattctaaaatttgaaCACAATAAAAACTCTtttaattatagtaaaaaaacacattaaaattcaatacatataattaattaaattatattatttttattaaaattaaattagataaattaatttggtaaaaaaattgataaattatactttaaaccaacttaaaataatattttttataaaaaataattataatatctctattataaaaaaattattaaaatactctttatatatatatttattgagaatcctaaattttaattttttttctttgtgtcGTTAAAGGGTTAGAATTTAaggtttttaaaattaaaaaaaatatataataaaatattttagtcattttttataataaggttattgtagtcattttttataaaaaaaatattaatttagataaattcaaaaaatttaatttatcattttttcggtcaaattaatttatctgatcaaattttaataaaaaataatataatttaattgattatatatattaaattttaattaataaaaaacaaCTTAAAAAAACGTTTTAAGCATCTTATTGAAATTGCTcacttttttaaaaagttagTTGCTTGGTGCATATAGAATTTCCTAAATTTTTTTCCTGTACATATTGTTACTACGTGTAATTCCATGAACTACAAAATCAAACCACTTTACGTACGAAGAAGTGACAACATACAGAAACAAGAATCCGACCACCCCGTGACCTTAAGGTCCCGCCAAACCATTTATTCACGGGTCCATAAACGTGAGGCTACCAAGTTCCGATCCTCTCTTCTTTAAATAACAATACCCACAGTTTTCACTTTCACGCTTTTTCATCAATATTTACTGgccatcaccatcaccatcgGCATTTCATTTCATTGAGCAAAAATGGATGGCAGTTGGGTCGCACTGCGATTAATGGTGGTGGCGGCATTACTGATGAGCGCTAATATGACGAAAGGTGCAAGTGGTATTAGTGTATGTAATATGAGTGAGGATGGGTTGATGGCTTGCAAGCCATCGGTGACTCAGCCAAACCCAACTGATCCAACAACAGAATGCTGCAACGCTGTTAGTAATGCAGATTTGCAATGCCTTTGCTCTTACAAGAACTCAGTAGAGCTGCCCTTTCTTGGAATTGATCCAGATCTTGCTATTTCACTTCCCGCCAAGTGCAATCTCCAAACTCCTGTTGGTTGCTAAGCTTCTATGATATAATGTGTGTACTTTTTTTCCATATATGTCCTTATCTAGACGCAATTAAGGCATCAATTGTACTGCATCTACTATCTACTATTTATCTATGCCATAATGTACTTGGATGCTCAAGAACTGAATTTGTCTGTATGATTGATGGGTTAGGAATTGAAGTCCTTAAAGGGCACCCTTCCATTGaagataattttatttcatgAGACTTGACTTTTAtttccttcatttttttttttttgtatattatatGTGTTTTCCCTCTATTTCAATCGAGTTGTTTAGTATATCTAAGAATATTAGGTTCGCTTAAATTCAGTGtctacatatatatatattatacaaaCGTGTCGCTACCAGATTACTTTTAGTAACTTGTGTAATTCTGTTTGCTGATAAAGCCAAATAGTTAAAATGAATTAGTGTGAAATAAATAAAGAGATAATTTATGGATAAgtagttttattaaaatttggtcaGTAttcaataaaatctttttttatacTATTAGATATAATCttacactattaaaaatattaataataactaattaatggctacaaattacaaaatttgCTGACCTCTATCACTCATCATAAATAAATTATCTCTTAATCCACAAATATATAAGGCACTTCAATTCAATACACGGATTAATAAATCATTAATTTTAGAATAATTACTCAATTCAATTCTTAAGAATTTTAAAAGTAGATATTTAAgtctcaaaaaaattaatattcaaattaattttttaatatttttctctGTCAAACATATTATCTAGCGTGACTCATTAACGAAAAATACTGAGTTAGCATATAAAGTTGCATATATGATACTTAAATGTCTCTATGTACGAAAAGCAAGGTTACGAGAACCGAACTGATCATCAAATCAGTCGAGTAACTGTTTTAATGGTTCAATGATCCAACCGTAGTCGAACCGATTTcgttaaatataaaataaaattattaaaaatataatataaatcttttaaaatttaaattcaatcattcatataataataagatttaaattttcaTAACACACCCACTAACTAAACTATATCTCATCTCATCGTTAAAATTctacattcaaattcaaacataaaaattaaaaaaaaatgatggcATAAAATACTATATCTAGTTATCCACATTCAATCAACAATCACCAACAATGTCAATATTTACTTAATTAGACAAAATTCGCTCAATTAATTTCAAATTACTAACTAAAAATAGCTATGAACCAATCTCAGCAGTAATATTTTGTCAAGATGTGCAAAACAAACCATTTCCTGTCCCCTGAAAATCCTAAAAGAAAAGAGATTTACCAATAATTGACCAACTTTTATTTTAACATTCAACCCTTCCAAATAGTTCTCCTAAAAAATTGGTACAACCTCAAAAAAGAAAAGTCTAAAACCCAACTTAATGCTTCAATTGCAGTTACAACTTGCAATATAGCATACCTTCAATGAGTAATAAAGGGACAAGACAGAAACACaatatttgaaataaaatcATCCTTTACTCACTCCAGAAACGCAATAGGAACCTGCCTTCCAACAATTCATTCGCAACAACACAGTAAGCTGAAAAATGACAATGCAACATTTCAAATCACTCAAACACAATGAGAATTTCACCCTAAAAATCATTTAAGCAAAAATGCATACATATATACACAAAATTGAATAAGATAAAAACAGAtctaaagagaaaaagaaaggaaccGACTGAAGCCATTATTGACGAGGAACTTGAAAGTATGGTTGTCGCAGTTGTAAGTGAACTTGTTGTTAGAGGAAGGAAGTTTTTGGAAGCACTGGAATGACGGTGAGGAGAACATGCACATTTGCGACGGGGAGGAG is a window from the Arachis stenosperma cultivar V10309 chromosome 3, arast.V10309.gnm1.PFL2, whole genome shotgun sequence genome containing:
- the LOC130965892 gene encoding putative lipid-transfer protein DIR1, producing MDGSWVALRLMVVAALLMSANMTKGASGISVCNMSEDGLMACKPSVTQPNPTDPTTECCNAVSNADLQCLCSYKNSVELPFLGIDPDLAISLPAKCNLQTPVGC